Genomic segment of Thermodesulfobacteriota bacterium:
CTGCGGCGTCGGCGGCCAAGGCATCCTTTTGGCCAGCGAGATCACCGCCCATGCCCTGATCCGCCAAGGGCTGTCGGTAAAGAAAAGCGAGGTGCACGGCATGGCCCAGCGGGGAGGGTCGGTGGTGGCGCACCTGCGCTTCGGCGCCTTGGTCTATTCCCCGCTCATCGAGCCCGGCACAGCGGATCTTCTGGTGGCCTTCGAGAAGCTGGAGGCGGTGCGCTACCTGCCCTATCTGCACCCGGCCAGCCGGGTGATCGCCAACAGCCAGGAGATCCCGCCGCCGGTGGTGGCTACCGGCAAGGCCCTCTATCCCCACGCCATTCTGGACGAGCTGCGGCAGAGGCACGTCTCGGTGGTGGAGCTGGACGCGGAGCTCCTGGCCCGGCAGGCCGGCGAGCCCCGCACCGTCAACATGGTCCTGGTGGGCGCCCTGGCCGTCTTCCTGCCAGTGCCGGTGGCCACCTTTCGCGCCGTCATCGAAGAACGCGTCCCGGAACGGTTCCGGACGGCGAATCAGCTGGCCTTCGACCTGGGCCGCGCCGCTGTTTCCCAGCAGTGAGGACATGCCATGATCTGGAACGAGGAATACGAGACCATGCCCCGGGAGGCCCTGCGGGCGATCCAGCTCAAGAGGCTGCGGGCCACGGTGGAGCGGGTGGCGGTGACCGTGCCCTACTACCGGGACCGGATGGCCGAGGCCGGGGTGCGGCCGGAGGATATCAGGAGCCTTGACGATCTGACCCTGCTGCCCTTCCTGACCAAGGAGGATCTGCGGGCCAACTACCCCTTTGGCCTCTTCACGGTGCCCCTGGAGCAGGTGGTGCGGCTGCATGCCTCTTCCGGCACCACCGGCAAGCCCACGGTGGTGGGCTACACCCGGCGGGACATCGGCACCTGGGCCGAGGTCATGGCCCGGACCCTCTCGGCGGCGGGGGTGCATGCCGGCGATGTGGTCCACAACGCCTATGGCTACGGGCTCTTCACCGGTGGCCTCGGCTTCCACTACGGCGCCGAGAACCTGGGCGCCACGGTGATCCCGATTTCCG
This window contains:
- a CDS encoding indolepyruvate oxidoreductase subunit beta → MSTPPSSDDRPASQVTNLLFCGVGGQGILLASEITAHALIRQGLSVKKSEVHGMAQRGGSVVAHLRFGALVYSPLIEPGTADLLVAFEKLEAVRYLPYLHPASRVIANSQEIPPPVVATGKALYPHAILDELRQRHVSVVELDAELLARQAGEPRTVNMVLVGALAVFLPVPVATFRAVIEERVPERFRTANQLAFDLGRAAVSQQ